The Heyndrickxia vini genome contains a region encoding:
- a CDS encoding 3-hydroxybutyrate dehydrogenase has translation MNKTLDGKVAFITGAASGIGLEIAKAFAVEGAKVVISDINQEKSEDAIKFFQQKGYEATALSCDVTNEQEFKTAIHKTVQSFGRLDILVNNAGLQHVSPIEEFPTEKFELLIKIMLTAPFIGIKHVFPIMKKQGFGRIINMSSINGLIGFAGKAAYNSAKHGVIGLTKVAALEGAEHGITVNSLCPGYVDTPLVQNQLKDLAKTRNVPFERVIEEVIYPLVPQKRLLDVSEIADYAVFLGSDKARGVTGQAIVLDGGYTVQ, from the coding sequence ATGAATAAAACATTAGATGGAAAAGTTGCCTTTATTACAGGAGCAGCGAGTGGAATTGGATTGGAAATTGCCAAAGCCTTTGCAGTTGAAGGAGCAAAGGTTGTAATTTCTGATATTAATCAAGAGAAGAGTGAAGATGCGATAAAATTTTTTCAACAAAAAGGCTATGAAGCTACTGCTCTTTCATGTGATGTAACAAATGAGCAGGAATTTAAAACAGCCATTCACAAAACAGTACAATCATTTGGAAGGCTTGATATTTTAGTCAATAATGCGGGCCTACAGCATGTATCACCGATTGAAGAATTCCCAACTGAAAAATTTGAATTGCTTATAAAAATTATGTTAACTGCTCCGTTTATCGGAATTAAGCATGTATTTCCGATAATGAAAAAACAAGGATTTGGAAGAATCATCAATATGTCCTCCATTAATGGGTTAATCGGCTTTGCGGGAAAAGCTGCATATAATAGTGCGAAACACGGAGTGATTGGATTAACAAAAGTAGCGGCGTTAGAAGGTGCAGAACATGGGATTACTGTTAATTCACTATGTCCTGGATATGTTGACACTCCATTAGTTCAAAATCAATTAAAAGACCTCGCCAAAACTAGGAATGTACCTTTCGAACGTGTCATCGAGGAAGTCATTTACCCACTTGTCCCCCAAAAGAGACTTCTAGATGTGTCTGAAATAGCTGACTATGCTGTCTTTCTTGGAAGTGATAAGGCGAGAGGAGTTACAGGGCAAGCAATTGTCTTAGATGGAGGATATACCGTACAATAA
- the addB gene encoding helicase-exonuclease AddAB subunit AddB: MSVRFVIGRSGTGKTRFINNEIRTKLMDEPNGSPIIYLVPDQMTFLSEYSLIKTPGLGGMIRAQVFSFSRLAWRILQETGGINRMHITNEGLNMLIRKIIEDKKDELRLFGRAADKTGFIHHVEMMLTEFKRYCIHPEDIIGKQGEMENNGSKVLADKLHDLELIYCDFEEKLANKYLDSEDYLTLLAESIQSSFYLQNAQIYIDGFHSFTPQEYLVVGQLMKVCKQVTIALTLDQPFRNEISNDLHLFRMSSETYLTLSELAYAHGVEIEDNIVLKKLIRYTDDSLMHLEENFDNLPVKPYDHQPQVQLFQAVNRRAEMEAAAREIRELVRINKFRYQDIAILVRNGHEYQEMLETCFSDHQIPYFIDQKRTMLNHPLIELIRSTLEVITGFWRYESVFRAVKTDLLFPLTQSTEKLREKMDLLENYVLAYGIQGSKWTSKDRWIYRRFRGLEMEHSRQTDKEKEMEQEINNLRSLITTPIIKLSKRMNKGVNGRDFCEALYLFLEELDIPAKLESLRNQAEDHGNLLSAREHDQAWNAVIELLDQFVEILGDETITVKKFASILDAGIEAMKFSIVPPAVDQVLVANLELSRLSDVKVAFIIGLNDGVMPAKINEEGVLADSDREMLITNGMKIAPSSKTRLLDEEFIAYKAFTTPSQKLYLSYPIANEEGKALLPSPYIKRMKEIFPEMIEKMIVNDPSELIDKEQIDYISHPNSAIAFLTSQLQLKLRKYPVADIWWDVYNFYFENLQQKKRAKHVLSSLFYENRAKKLSAETSKELYGETILASVSRMELFHSCPFAHFSTHGLKLHERDIFKLEAPAIGDLFHGALKWIAENLQKNGISWSNLTKEQCNLLAKEAVAYLSPRLQHQILLSSNRYHYIKRKLEQVIGRASIILSEHAKVSGFAPIGLELGFGPKAFLPPLSFTLKNGVKMELQGRIDRVDKAQDQNGVYLRIIDYKSSQRELDLTEVYYGLALQMLTYLDIVVTHSKNLIGTEGLPAGVLYFHLHNPIIKSNRILTMDEIDDEIFKRFKMKGLLMEDTDVIKLMDQTLETGSSKIVSAEIKKDGSLSSRSQVASEKDFSLMSHYVRNRYKKSGNDITSGIVDISPYKLKKKTPCEYCSFKSVCQFDQSLENNDYRLLTPSKPEDILSRMREEVGINENIDTI, from the coding sequence ATGTCTGTTCGCTTTGTCATTGGTCGTTCTGGAACGGGCAAAACAAGGTTTATTAATAATGAAATTCGAACAAAACTGATGGATGAGCCGAATGGTTCGCCAATCATATATTTAGTACCGGATCAAATGACTTTTTTATCTGAATATAGTTTAATTAAAACCCCTGGATTAGGGGGGATGATACGCGCACAAGTATTTAGTTTTTCCAGACTCGCCTGGAGGATCTTACAAGAAACAGGCGGCATCAATCGAATGCATATTACCAATGAAGGACTTAATATGCTGATTCGAAAAATTATTGAAGACAAAAAAGACGAGCTTAGGCTATTTGGAAGAGCCGCTGATAAAACAGGGTTTATTCATCACGTAGAAATGATGTTAACTGAATTTAAGCGATATTGTATCCATCCAGAAGATATTATAGGTAAGCAAGGGGAAATGGAGAATAATGGTTCAAAGGTACTTGCTGATAAATTACATGATTTAGAATTAATTTACTGTGATTTTGAGGAGAAATTAGCTAATAAGTATCTTGATTCCGAAGATTATTTAACACTGCTTGCGGAATCAATTCAGTCTTCCTTTTACTTACAAAATGCACAGATTTATATCGATGGATTTCATAGTTTTACACCACAAGAATATTTAGTTGTTGGTCAACTTATGAAAGTATGTAAACAAGTGACGATAGCCTTGACATTGGATCAGCCATTCCGAAACGAGATATCAAATGATTTACATTTATTTAGAATGTCTAGTGAGACTTACTTAACATTATCAGAACTGGCTTACGCTCATGGTGTAGAAATAGAAGATAATATAGTTTTAAAGAAACTAATTCGTTATACAGATGATAGTTTAATGCATTTAGAGGAGAATTTTGACAACCTTCCTGTGAAACCATATGATCATCAACCACAAGTTCAATTATTTCAAGCGGTTAATCGAAGAGCTGAAATGGAAGCAGCTGCCCGAGAAATCCGTGAGCTTGTAAGAATAAATAAATTTCGTTATCAGGACATTGCGATCCTAGTTCGGAACGGTCATGAATATCAGGAAATGCTTGAAACTTGTTTTTCTGATCACCAAATTCCATACTTCATTGATCAGAAGAGAACGATGTTAAATCATCCTTTAATTGAACTCATACGATCAACGTTAGAGGTTATAACTGGCTTTTGGCGATATGAATCAGTATTTCGCGCAGTGAAAACGGATTTGTTATTCCCACTCACCCAGTCTACAGAAAAACTGAGAGAAAAGATGGACTTGCTTGAAAATTACGTTCTAGCATATGGAATCCAAGGATCGAAATGGACAAGCAAAGATCGCTGGATTTATCGAAGATTTCGTGGTCTTGAAATGGAGCATTCGAGACAAACGGATAAAGAAAAAGAAATGGAACAAGAAATTAATAACTTGCGTTCATTAATAACAACTCCAATTATAAAGCTTTCAAAAAGGATGAATAAAGGTGTCAATGGAAGAGACTTCTGTGAGGCATTGTATTTATTTTTGGAAGAACTGGACATTCCTGCGAAGCTTGAAAGTTTAAGAAATCAGGCCGAGGATCACGGTAACTTATTATCAGCTAGAGAACATGATCAAGCATGGAATGCCGTAATCGAATTATTAGATCAATTTGTAGAAATATTGGGCGATGAAACAATAACAGTGAAAAAATTTGCAAGTATTTTAGATGCTGGGATCGAAGCCATGAAGTTTTCAATTGTGCCGCCGGCAGTTGATCAAGTACTAGTTGCAAACCTTGAATTATCGCGATTATCAGATGTTAAAGTCGCTTTCATTATTGGTTTAAACGACGGTGTAATGCCTGCAAAAATCAATGAAGAAGGCGTGCTTGCAGATTCTGACAGAGAAATGTTAATAACAAATGGAATGAAGATTGCCCCAAGCAGTAAAACAAGATTACTTGATGAGGAGTTTATCGCCTATAAAGCTTTTACTACACCATCACAGAAACTATATCTTTCATATCCAATTGCAAATGAGGAAGGAAAAGCACTTTTACCGTCTCCTTATATAAAACGAATGAAAGAAATTTTTCCGGAAATGATTGAGAAAATGATCGTTAATGATCCATCCGAATTAATAGATAAGGAGCAAATTGATTACATCTCACATCCAAATTCTGCGATTGCTTTTTTAACGTCACAGTTGCAATTGAAATTGAGAAAGTACCCGGTTGCTGATATATGGTGGGATGTTTACAATTTTTACTTTGAAAATTTGCAGCAGAAAAAACGAGCGAAACATGTGCTATCAAGTCTTTTTTATGAAAATCGGGCAAAGAAGCTTTCTGCTGAAACGAGTAAAGAGCTATATGGTGAAACGATTTTAGCCAGTGTGTCAAGAATGGAGCTTTTTCATTCCTGTCCATTTGCCCATTTTTCGACCCACGGCTTGAAACTTCATGAACGGGATATATTTAAGCTTGAAGCACCTGCTATTGGCGATCTATTCCATGGGGCATTAAAATGGATTGCTGAAAATCTTCAAAAAAACGGTATTTCTTGGTCAAATCTTACAAAAGAACAGTGTAATCTTTTGGCAAAAGAAGCTGTAGCTTATTTGTCACCAAGGCTCCAACATCAAATTTTATTAAGCTCAAATCGGTATCATTATATTAAAAGAAAACTTGAACAAGTTATAGGAAGAGCTTCAATAATACTAAGTGAACATGCTAAAGTAAGTGGATTCGCTCCAATTGGTTTAGAGTTGGGTTTTGGTCCAAAAGCTTTTTTACCACCGCTATCATTTACATTGAAAAATGGCGTGAAAATGGAACTGCAAGGAAGAATTGACCGTGTAGACAAGGCTCAAGATCAAAATGGTGTATATTTAAGAATTATTGATTATAAATCAAGTCAGCGAGAGTTAGATTTAACCGAAGTCTATTATGGCTTGGCACTTCAAATGCTCACTTACTTAGATATAGTCGTTACCCATTCAAAAAATCTTATTGGAACAGAAGGTTTACCTGCTGGCGTTTTGTATTTTCATCTCCATAATCCAATTATTAAAAGTAATCGAATATTAACGATGGATGAAATTGATGATGAGATATTTAAACGTTTTAAAATGAAAGGTCTGTTAATGGAAGATACAGATGTTATTAAGCTTATGGATCAAACATTGGAAACAGGCAGTTCAAAGATTGTATCGGCTGAAATCAAAAAGGACGGCTCCTTATCGTCTAGATCACAAGTAGCTTCAGAAAAGGATTTTTCGCTAATGAGTCATTATGTCAGAAATAGATACAAGAAATCAGGAAACGATATTACATCCGGAATCGTTGATATTTCACCATATAAGCTTAAAAAGAAGACGCCGTGTGAATATTGTTCATTTAAATCGGTTTGTCAATTTGATCAGTCATTAGAAAACAATGATTATCGATTATTAACACCGAGCAAACCAGAAGATATTCTATCGCGCATGAGAGAGGAGGTAGGAATCAATGAAAACATCGATACCATCTAA
- a CDS encoding sigma-54 interaction domain-containing protein, which translates to MQFGFDYLPYKWLEEIINLAAERIVVVDSKGLIRYINSGYCEFLGIKAEEAINQPVQNIIENSRMHIVAKSGQAELSAIQPIKGGEMIANRYPLFVEGELVGAVGTVLFRTQQEWWDYSKKIQPLLEELNYYKINYENGLKSKYKFSDIIGISSKFMLAKKMAEKISVSNSAVLLTGESGTGKELFAHAIHQNSSREQFPFVRINCASIPEHLLESELFGYEEGAFTGAKKGGKRGKFELANFGTIFLDEIGDMPLSMQSKLLRVLQEGEIERVGGQKPKAIDVRIIAATHRNLEKMIEEGTFRQDLYYRLNVIKLEIPPLRERKEDIPYIASFLLKKLEKKFHRHGINLTNRVISKLQQHNWPGNIRELENVLERAVNVLEGNTIDHVHLPLYLRENDYLASEKQKVHVDHHNHSESFPTLKETLSLVEKQTIVNALQLCGGNKLEASKLLGIGKTSLYDKCKQHNIK; encoded by the coding sequence ATGCAATTTGGATTTGATTATCTCCCATATAAATGGTTAGAAGAAATTATAAATCTAGCGGCCGAAAGAATTGTAGTAGTAGATTCGAAAGGCTTGATACGCTATATAAATTCCGGCTATTGTGAATTTTTGGGGATTAAAGCTGAGGAGGCAATCAACCAGCCAGTACAAAATATTATTGAAAATTCCCGAATGCATATTGTTGCAAAATCGGGACAAGCAGAATTGTCTGCGATACAGCCAATTAAAGGAGGAGAAATGATTGCCAACCGCTATCCTCTTTTTGTAGAAGGAGAATTGGTTGGTGCAGTAGGAACCGTTTTATTTCGAACACAACAAGAATGGTGGGACTACTCTAAAAAAATCCAACCCCTTTTAGAAGAGCTGAATTATTATAAAATTAATTATGAAAATGGACTGAAAAGTAAATATAAATTCTCGGATATCATCGGTATAAGTTCAAAGTTTATGTTAGCAAAGAAAATGGCTGAAAAAATATCGGTAAGCAATTCCGCGGTATTATTAACAGGTGAATCAGGTACCGGAAAAGAATTATTTGCTCATGCCATTCACCAAAATAGTTCTCGTGAGCAATTCCCTTTTGTTCGAATTAATTGTGCATCGATACCCGAGCATTTATTGGAATCCGAACTATTTGGCTATGAAGAGGGTGCTTTTACCGGGGCGAAAAAAGGCGGAAAAAGAGGGAAGTTCGAGCTTGCCAACTTTGGTACGATATTTTTAGATGAAATTGGTGATATGCCTTTATCGATGCAAAGTAAACTTTTGAGAGTTTTACAAGAAGGAGAAATTGAACGGGTGGGAGGCCAAAAACCGAAAGCCATTGATGTACGAATTATTGCAGCGACCCATCGAAATCTAGAGAAGATGATTGAAGAAGGTACATTTCGTCAAGATCTGTATTATCGGTTAAATGTGATTAAATTAGAAATCCCGCCCCTCCGCGAAAGAAAAGAAGATATACCCTACATAGCATCATTTCTGTTGAAAAAGCTAGAAAAAAAGTTTCATCGGCACGGAATAAACTTGACCAATCGAGTTATATCGAAACTGCAACAGCATAATTGGCCAGGAAATATCCGTGAACTAGAAAATGTATTAGAAAGAGCTGTTAATGTATTAGAGGGAAACACGATTGATCATGTTCATTTGCCTTTATATTTACGAGAAAATGATTATTTGGCATCTGAAAAACAGAAAGTGCATGTCGATCACCACAATCATTCGGAAAGCTTCCCAACACTGAAGGAAACTTTATCTTTAGTAGAAAAGCAGACAATTGTGAACGCCTTGCAATTGTGCGGTGGAAATAAACTGGAAGCTTCGAAGCTATTAGGTATAGGAAAAACTAGTTTATATGATAAATGTAAACAACATAACATTAAATAA
- a CDS encoding GntP family permease, with product MEIIIILLALGMLMFVAYRGFSVILFAPICALFAVLLTDPSHVLPFFSNVFMEKMVGFIKSYFPVFLLGAIFGKVVEMSGLAESIAKTIVKIVGAKRAIFAIVLLGAILTYSGVSLFVAVFAIYPFAAHLFREANIPKRLIPGTIALGSFAFTMDALPGTPQIQNVIPTTFFKTDIYAAPILGIVGTIFVLAVGLWYLESRRKKAARAGEGYFGVNNEEIAAANEAAANIKAEAGPDLSSQTSLSRQILAFVPLVLVGVMNKVFTVFIPKWYPNGFDFSAIGLDAFGKVDVSAVVAIWAVEMALVVGIVATILYDWNRVKVNFKSGLNTSIGGALLATMNTGAEYGFGGIIAALPGFTAISNGISHTFTNPLVNGAVTTTSLAGITGSASGGMGIALSAMADKYNAAIAQFNIPPEVMHRVISMASGGMDTLPHNGAVITLLAVTGLTHKQSYRDIFAITIIKTLAVFFVIALYTLTGLV from the coding sequence ATGGAAATTATTATTATTCTTTTAGCGCTCGGGATGTTAATGTTTGTGGCTTACCGTGGTTTTTCAGTTATTTTATTTGCGCCAATTTGTGCGTTGTTTGCAGTTTTACTAACCGATCCTAGTCACGTTTTGCCGTTCTTTTCAAATGTATTTATGGAGAAGATGGTTGGTTTTATTAAATCTTATTTTCCTGTCTTTTTACTCGGAGCTATTTTTGGAAAAGTGGTAGAAATGTCTGGTTTAGCTGAATCCATCGCGAAGACGATTGTAAAAATTGTTGGTGCAAAAAGAGCTATTTTTGCAATTGTTTTGTTAGGGGCTATCTTAACATATAGCGGGGTAAGTTTATTTGTCGCTGTATTCGCGATTTATCCATTCGCTGCCCATTTATTCCGTGAAGCAAATATACCAAAACGTTTAATTCCGGGAACAATCGCATTAGGTTCATTCGCATTTACAATGGACGCCCTGCCTGGAACACCGCAAATTCAAAACGTTATACCGACAACATTTTTTAAAACGGATATTTATGCAGCCCCAATTCTAGGGATTGTTGGAACAATTTTTGTATTAGCTGTTGGTCTTTGGTATTTAGAATCTAGAAGAAAAAAGGCCGCAAGAGCTGGTGAAGGGTATTTTGGGGTAAATAATGAGGAAATAGCGGCCGCAAATGAGGCTGCTGCAAATATTAAAGCCGAAGCGGGTCCAGACCTAAGTTCGCAAACTTCATTGAGTCGTCAAATACTTGCCTTTGTTCCATTAGTTTTAGTAGGTGTCATGAATAAAGTTTTTACTGTCTTTATTCCAAAATGGTACCCTAACGGATTTGATTTTTCAGCTATCGGTTTAGATGCCTTCGGAAAAGTAGACGTTTCGGCGGTCGTAGCCATTTGGGCTGTGGAAATGGCTTTAGTCGTGGGGATAGTTGCAACGATCCTTTATGACTGGAACCGTGTGAAGGTTAATTTTAAATCAGGTCTTAATACGAGTATTGGCGGTGCTCTGTTAGCGACAATGAATACAGGAGCAGAGTATGGTTTTGGCGGGATCATTGCTGCATTGCCAGGCTTTACAGCAATTAGTAATGGAATCTCACATACGTTTACCAATCCATTAGTTAATGGTGCAGTTACGACAACTTCTTTAGCTGGAATTACAGGATCGGCATCAGGAGGTATGGGAATTGCTTTAAGTGCCATGGCCGATAAATATAATGCGGCTATTGCACAATTTAATATTCCACCTGAGGTTATGCACCGTGTTATTTCAATGGCATCAGGTGGAATGGACACACTTCCGCATAACGGAGCGGTAATTACCTTACTTGCTGTTACGGGATTAACACATAAACAATCCTATCGGGATATCTTTGCCATCACGATTATAAAAACACTAGCTGTATTCTTTGTTATAGCTCTTTACACTCTAACAGGACTTGTCTAG
- the addA gene encoding helicase-exonuclease AddAB subunit AddA, with protein MKTSIPSKPQDVTWTDDQWKAIYAKDQNILVAAAAGSGKTAVLVERMIQKIIAKEDPIDVDELLVVTFTNASAAEMRHRIGEALEKEIIKNPSSTRLRRQLSLLNKASISTLHSFCLEVIRKYYYLIDIDPSFRIADSTEAVLLRDEVLEELFEDEYGKEDNDSFFKVVDTFTNDRSDTALQELIQKLYEFSCSHPFPNKWLDDVLNMYHVDEETAIEDLAFIDILRFDIRLQLQGAKDALEEAVEMTKLPAGPAPRAENYLDDLAIVERLLQANETSWQELYNEMNNWSFSRAKSCRGEEFDKQLVKEADDLRKNAKKILEKLKEELFSRKPESFLKDISEMKENVALLIELTKMYANRFSQIKKEKGIVDFSDLEHYCLRILMDSESTMENPKPSVAALTFRDQFKEVLVDEYQDTNMVQETILNLVTHEGDYNGNLFMVGDVKQSIYRFRLAEPNLFLGKYHRFTSDGENTGLKIDLSQNFRSRSEVLAGTNFLFKQIMGTNVGEIEYDTQAELVKGAAYPEDEEYPVELIIIDQADENLQPENDDDNEHVTDEFDRAELEQSQLEARYMARKIKHLIMEKTPVFNPKTGSYRPIQYRDIVILLRSMPWAPEIMEQFKLEGIPIYADLRTGYFDATEISIILSLLKVIDNPYQDIPVASVLRSPICGLDEEELSIIRIQSKYGTFFEAVKNFTLMKPAVENEELHEKLTTFINQLNHWRSLARQGALSDLIWQLYRDTHFYDYVGGLPGGKQRQANLRAFYDRARQYETTSFRGLFRFLRFIERMQERGDDLGTARALSEQEDVVKLMTIHSSKGLEFPVVFVAGLSRKFNMMDINHSYLFDKELGFATKYVNIDKRITYPSLPQLALKRKKKLETISEEMRVLYVALTRAKEKLFLVGSLKNAEKSLSRWGKTLNHQEWLLKDNNRAKASSYIDWIGPALVRHEESETIDKIISHNKSLIPADIVKHPSRWHIDIIDKMSLIENTSEDHKNDDTWIENVKEGKVVNFGSSQKNEILERLSFQYPYEMSTRKRSKQSVSEIKRMYETRDAASSTDFLRKVNKPIFNRPRFMKEESLSPAERGTAMHMVMQHLPFNETPTADSIKELLEEMKRKELLTGEQIEVINIKQILSLFSTDIGKMMLEANNIQREVPFSMAIQDKDFNLDTQSNNDTILVQGVIDCIIENDEGIYLLDYKTDGIHDRFKGGFEEAKPILENRYRIQIDLYEKALMQILKRTVAGKYLYFFDGGHLLKM; from the coding sequence ATGAAAACATCGATACCATCTAAGCCACAAGATGTGACATGGACAGATGATCAATGGAAAGCCATTTATGCGAAAGATCAAAATATATTGGTTGCAGCTGCAGCAGGATCGGGAAAAACAGCAGTATTAGTGGAAAGAATGATACAGAAAATCATTGCTAAAGAAGACCCAATTGATGTTGATGAATTGCTGGTTGTTACATTTACAAATGCTTCTGCTGCTGAAATGAGACATCGGATCGGTGAAGCGCTAGAAAAGGAAATCATCAAAAATCCAAGCTCAACACGTTTACGAAGACAGTTAAGTTTGTTAAATAAGGCATCAATATCCACACTTCACTCCTTCTGTCTTGAAGTGATTCGAAAATATTATTACTTAATCGATATCGATCCAAGCTTTAGAATTGCCGATTCCACTGAGGCAGTTTTATTAAGGGATGAAGTTCTCGAAGAATTATTTGAAGATGAATATGGGAAAGAAGATAATGACTCATTTTTTAAGGTAGTAGACACATTTACAAATGATCGAAGTGATACAGCATTACAGGAGCTAATTCAAAAATTATATGAATTCTCCTGTTCCCATCCATTCCCTAATAAATGGTTAGATGACGTTCTTAACATGTATCATGTCGACGAAGAAACCGCAATTGAAGACTTGGCATTTATTGATATATTGCGTTTTGATATAAGGCTTCAACTACAAGGTGCGAAAGATGCGCTCGAGGAAGCAGTCGAAATGACGAAGCTTCCTGCAGGGCCGGCACCAAGAGCGGAAAATTATTTAGATGATCTTGCAATCGTGGAACGTTTATTACAGGCAAACGAAACATCTTGGCAAGAGTTGTACAATGAAATGAATAATTGGAGTTTTTCGCGTGCAAAAAGCTGTAGGGGAGAAGAGTTTGACAAACAGCTCGTCAAAGAGGCGGATGATTTAAGAAAAAATGCTAAAAAGATCTTAGAAAAGTTAAAAGAAGAGTTATTTTCACGTAAGCCTGAAAGTTTTCTTAAAGATATAAGTGAGATGAAGGAAAACGTTGCTTTATTAATTGAGTTAACGAAAATGTACGCCAATCGTTTTTCACAAATAAAAAAAGAGAAAGGAATAGTCGATTTTTCAGATTTAGAACATTACTGCCTCCGCATATTAATGGATTCCGAATCGACGATGGAAAATCCTAAACCATCTGTTGCAGCGCTGACATTCCGCGATCAATTTAAGGAAGTGCTTGTGGACGAATATCAAGATACGAATATGGTCCAAGAAACGATTTTAAATCTTGTAACACATGAAGGAGATTACAATGGAAACTTATTTATGGTAGGTGATGTGAAACAATCTATTTATCGTTTCCGGTTAGCGGAACCTAATCTATTTTTGGGAAAATATCATCGCTTTACATCAGATGGTGAAAATACGGGTTTAAAAATAGATCTTTCACAAAATTTCCGAAGCCGATCTGAAGTGTTAGCGGGGACTAACTTTTTGTTTAAGCAAATCATGGGGACTAATGTCGGCGAAATTGAGTATGATACACAAGCGGAGTTAGTGAAAGGTGCCGCGTATCCCGAAGACGAAGAATATCCTGTTGAACTAATTATTATCGATCAAGCGGATGAAAACTTACAACCCGAAAATGATGATGATAATGAGCATGTGACAGATGAGTTTGATCGCGCCGAATTAGAACAATCACAATTGGAAGCTCGGTATATGGCAAGAAAAATTAAACACTTAATAATGGAAAAGACTCCGGTCTTTAACCCGAAGACGGGGAGTTACCGCCCTATCCAATACCGTGATATTGTTATTCTCTTACGTTCAATGCCATGGGCACCGGAAATTATGGAACAGTTTAAACTTGAAGGGATTCCGATTTATGCGGATCTTCGGACAGGATATTTTGATGCAACCGAAATATCCATTATTCTTTCACTGCTAAAGGTGATTGACAATCCATATCAAGACATTCCAGTTGCATCTGTTTTGCGATCACCGATTTGTGGATTAGACGAAGAGGAACTATCGATTATTCGTATTCAATCGAAATATGGAACATTTTTTGAAGCAGTGAAAAATTTCACCTTAATGAAGCCTGCAGTTGAAAATGAAGAGCTTCATGAAAAGTTAACCACTTTTATTAACCAATTAAATCATTGGCGAAGTTTGGCACGCCAAGGAGCATTATCTGATTTAATTTGGCAATTATATCGTGACACACATTTTTATGATTATGTTGGTGGGTTGCCGGGTGGGAAACAAAGGCAAGCGAATTTACGCGCCTTTTATGATCGGGCAAGACAATATGAGACAACATCCTTTCGGGGATTATTTCGTTTCTTGCGTTTTATTGAAAGAATGCAAGAACGCGGAGATGATTTAGGTACTGCAAGAGCTTTAAGTGAGCAAGAAGATGTTGTTAAACTAATGACCATCCATTCTAGTAAAGGATTAGAATTTCCCGTAGTTTTTGTTGCAGGATTATCCCGAAAATTTAATATGATGGACATCAATCATTCCTATTTATTTGACAAGGAATTAGGCTTTGCAACCAAATATGTGAACATAGATAAACGAATTACTTATCCTTCTTTGCCACAATTAGCACTAAAGAGAAAGAAAAAGTTAGAGACCATATCTGAAGAAATGCGCGTACTTTATGTTGCTTTAACAAGAGCAAAAGAAAAGCTATTTCTTGTAGGAAGCTTGAAAAATGCGGAAAAATCTTTAAGTAGATGGGGTAAAACGTTAAATCATCAAGAATGGCTATTGAAGGATAATAATCGAGCCAAGGCTTCCAGTTATATAGACTGGATTGGACCAGCCTTGGTTAGACATGAAGAAAGTGAAACAATAGATAAAATAATTTCTCATAATAAATCTCTAATTCCAGCTGATATCGTTAAGCATCCGTCTCGATGGCATATCGATATAATCGATAAAATGAGTTTAATAGAAAACACGAGTGAAGATCATAAAAATGATGATACTTGGATTGAAAATGTTAAAGAGGGCAAGGTCGTTAATTTTGGCTCCTCACAAAAAAATGAGATATTAGAACGGTTATCATTCCAATATCCGTATGAAATGTCCACGAGGAAACGTTCAAAACAATCCGTTTCAGAAATTAAGCGTATGTATGAGACTAGGGATGCGGCAAGTAGTACTGATTTTTTAAGGAAAGTTAATAAACCAATATTCAATCGTCCTCGTTTTATGAAAGAAGAGTCATTATCACCGGCAGAACGCGGAACAGCGATGCATATGGTAATGCAGCATTTGCCGTTTAATGAAACACCTACAGCTGATAGCATTAAAGAATTGTTAGAGGAAATGAAAAGAAAAGAGTTATTAACAGGAGAGCAAATTGAAGTGATAAATATAAAGCAAATCCTGTCCCTTTTTTCTACAGATATCGGAAAAATGATGTTAGAGGCAAATAATATCCAAAGGGAAGTTCCCTTTAGTATGGCCATTCAGGATAAGGATTTCAATTTAGATACTCAATCGAATAATGATACAATTCTTGTTCAAGGGGTCATTGATTGTATTATTGAAAATGATGAAGGGATCTATCTGCTCGATTATAAAACGGATGGAATTCATGATCGATTTAAAGGTGGATTTGAAGAGGCGAAACCAATTCTAGAAAATAGGTATAGAATTCAAATTGATTTATATGAAAAAGCGTTAATGCAAATTTTGAAAAGAACAGTAGCAGGAAAATATCTTTATTTCTTTGATGGCGGACATTTACTGAAAATGTAG